In one window of Deltaproteobacteria bacterium DNA:
- the rdgC gene encoding recombination-associated protein RdgC, which translates to MGLMHGSAGFTRYMAEKTLPQNFKETLSENVARYAFRDLDEKSIDERSTGWVNIMDMFDNRFAGIEFLKEPYIAVSLRIDERKIPPTALKQYCREAEEKIKKEENLEFLPKSRRADIKEAVRLRLLKRAIPVARIYDMVWNYTTGLVVFGCTGTRVCDEFAERFLNTFNLQLQAICPYTLGDLYLVTEGAPRNLLDGLSPSRFLEDR; encoded by the coding sequence ATGGGTCTGATGCACGGGTCCGCAGGCTTTACGAGATATATGGCAGAGAAGACGCTTCCGCAGAATTTCAAGGAAACGCTTTCTGAAAATGTCGCTCGATATGCCTTCAGGGACCTGGACGAAAAATCGATAGATGAACGTTCAACGGGCTGGGTGAACATAATGGATATGTTCGACAACCGTTTTGCGGGGATCGAGTTTCTCAAAGAACCCTATATTGCCGTGTCCCTCAGAATCGACGAAAGAAAGATCCCCCCCACGGCCCTGAAACAATACTGCAGGGAGGCCGAAGAAAAGATCAAGAAAGAGGAAAATCTTGAGTTCCTGCCGAAAAGCCGTCGCGCGGATATCAAGGAGGCCGTAAGACTCCGCCTCCTGAAGCGGGCGATCCCTGTTGCCAGGATCTATGACATGGTCTGGAACTACACCACCGGTCTTGTCGTATTCGGATGCACCGGCACCCGGGTCTGCGACGAATTTGCGGAGCGGTTTCTTAACACGTTTAATCTTCAGCTCCAGGCGATCTGCCCCTATACCCTTGGAGATTTGTATCTTGTAACAGAGGGCGCTCCCCGCAATCTCTTGGATGGGTTGAGCCCTTCCCGTTTTCTGGAGGACCGATAG